From Nematostella vectensis chromosome 14, jaNemVect1.1, whole genome shotgun sequence, a single genomic window includes:
- the LOC5503460 gene encoding patched domain-containing protein 3 isoform X1, producing the protein MQPAQETTPKRYPSHATPNPSSRVVRCCSWSPHAVWLAFSTWYIRSLSNGFGWYSAHIARNPWITIVICIAFVGFCSVGFIWLKMENRAEKLFIPQDSRATKDMNRASKHFTMDSRLQTVIFVPRQQTDSILSKQCMMDILTVHMRVVLLPRYENLCLADPSTKDCLFMNPIEIFQFNSSNFKDSKRKLEQAYRDKTRLMSNGRPVWYNFGAMFGGLVMNRTTDVIDHVTAVQAMYFIRTPQGDAELQEVMDWEKSYVDAMEQLEKGLRCARIYYDAQRSLDDAIAESTGTDITFISVTYMLMISFACTMLGKFRNPLTGHSLLANAGIFTVFLGILAGFGFTMLVQTPFVSIAGALPFLIIGIGIDDMFIIVDELDRMEPRLSVIDTVKVVMANSGATVTMTTLTDLVAFAVSTTSELPAIRYFCAYAALSITFAYLMIVTFFVALMAFDVRRIKANRRDCFPVCFASPPKAGARAWDEPRAQIASKVLGFWARFLMRSGTKGIVVFISLVLFGCGIYGAVNISEDFEPKLLAKDGSTFLQFNEALERYFPRSVEVHIITDEKVDYSNRKVQSGILDLSAIVTENPFYQNTTISWIVSLNDFSKKTGASIEGPFFMKTLQTFLIIPAFQFLAEDLRFSPDGSTIVASRIRCYIKGNLNSIGQRDAMVTLREDVDEFSTVPAYPISKPFLYFEQYAITLRATVRNLVIAGIAILVITCPFLVDLSVTILVFFGFVALVFELFGLMYVWGVSLNGVSMINLIMAIGFAVDYSAHIAHAYVMSSKALPEDRVVDALRTLGASVLMGGASTFIGMVMLAFASSQIFRIFFKMFFGIVFLGLLHGLCFLPVYLTIFCRSAPTSHREPPERFSQRVSDTHEMNGIMNKPIMDMNSGLQHLSENVPRNSEESSTPPGDSPIPAETAEEDRLCPSEEDTRGKVTVFGLPIPNLSRVKPKHRDPEQNSAELPGRSLR; encoded by the exons ATGCAGCCGGCTCAGGAAACAACCCCCAAAAGGTACCCAAGCCATGCCACTCCTAACCCTTCCTCGAGGGTGGTTAG GTGCTGTTCCTGGTCACCACATGCTGTCTGGCTGGCATTCAGTACCTGGTATATCAGGTCCTTGTCCAATGGATTTGGCTGGTACAGCGCACACATAGCACGGAACCCCTGGATCACGATTGTCATATGCATTGCATTTGTCGGATTCTGTTCTGTTGGATTCATCTGGCTAAAGATGGAAAATAG GGCAGAGAAGCTATTCATCCCTCAGGACAGCCGTGCGACCAAAGATATGAACCGCGCCTCCAAACACTTCACAATGGACAGCCGACTACAAACCGTCATCTTCGTTCCTAGGCAACAAACTGACAGCATCCTCTCAAAGCAATGCATGATGGATATCCTCACAGTGCACATGCGCGTTGTGCTCTTGCCTCGCTACGAGAACCTCTGCCTCGCCGACCCGAGCACAAAGGATTGCCTTTTCATGAACCCAATAGAAATCTTCCAATTTAATAGTTCAAATTTCAAGGACTCTAAGCGCAAACTTGAACAGGCGTACCGAGATAAGACACGTCTCATGAGTAATGGGCGCCCTGTGTGGTACAACTTTGGCGCGATGTTTGGAGGTCTTGTGATGAATCGGACAACTGATGTAATTGATCACGTGACAGCTGTACAGGCGATGTACTTTATAAGGACACCTCAGGGAGACGCTGAGCTTCAGGAGGTAATGGACTGGGAGAAAAGTTACGTAGATGCTATGGAACAGCTCGAGAAAGGTCTACGTTGTGCTAGGATCTACTACGACGCGCAGCGCAGTTTAGATGATGCTATTGCCGAGAGTACTGGGACGgacattacatttatttcagTGACGTATATGCTAATGATCTCTTTCGCATGCACTATGCTCGGCAAGTTCCGCAACCCACTCACCGGACACTCTCTCCTCGCGAACGCCGGGATCTTCACTGTGTTTCTCGGGATCCTCGCGGGATTCGGGTTCACAATGCTGGTGCAGACCCCGTTCGTCAGTATCGCGGGCGCGCTTCCCTTTCTTATCATTGGGATTGGCATAGACGACATGTTTATCATCGTTGACGAGCTAGACCGTATGGAGCCACGACTCTCTGTGATAGATACCGTCAAAGTTGTCATGGCAAACTCCGGTGCTACCGTAACCATGACGACATTGACAGACCTGGTGGCGTTTGCTGTGAGCACGACATCGGAGCTTCCTGCCATTCGTTACTTCTGCGCCTACGCTGCGCTGTCGATCACTTTCGCCTACCTCATGATCGTGACGTTCTTCGTGGCCCTCATGGCCTTCGATGTTCGAAGGATAAAAGCCAATCGTCGAGACTGCTTTCCAGTCTGCTTTGCCAGCCCGCCTAAAGCAGGCGCGCGAGCATGGGACGAGCCTCGGGCCCAGATCGCTAGCAAGGTCCTAGGGTTTTGGGCCCGTTTTCTGATGAGGTCTGGAACTAAGGGTATCGTGGTCTTTATATCACTAGTGCTTTTCGGGTGTGGCATATATGGGGCTGTAAACATCAGTGAAGACTTTGAGCCAAAATTGCTGGCCAAAGACGGGTCCACATTCCTTCAGTTTAATGAGGCTTTAGAGAGATATTTCCCACGCTCGGTTGAAGTCCACATTATTACTGATGAAAAAGTTGACTATTCCAATCGGAAAGTCCAAAGTGGAATTTTGGATCTCTCTGCAATCGTCACTGAAAATCCATTTTATCAAAACACCACAATATCCTGGATTGTTTCTTTAAATGATTTTTCCAAGAAAACTGGGGCAAGCATCGAAGGGCCATTCTTTATGAAAACTCTCCAGACGTTCCTCATAATTCCAGCTTTTCAATTTCTTGCCGAAGATTTACGATTCTCTCCCGACGGCTCTACGATTGTTGCGTCGAGAATTCGGTGTTACATCAAAGGGAACTTGAACTCTATTGGCCAGCGGGACGCGATGGTGACATTACGAGAGGATGTTGACGAGTTCTCCACCGTTCCCGCTTACCCCATTTCCAAGCCATTCCTGTACTTTGAGCAGTATGCCATCACCCTACGAGCAACGGTTCGTAATCTTGTGATCGCCGGCATTGCCATTCTTGTCATTACGTGTCCATTCTTGGTCGACCTTTCAGTCACAATTCTCGTCTTCTTCGGCTTCGTAGCCCTCGTCTTCGAGCTGTTTGGTCTGATGTACGTGTGGGGGGTCTCTTTAAATGGAGTCTCAATGATTAATCTTATTATGGCTATTGGGTTCGCTGTGGATTATAGCGCGCACATTGCGCATGCCTACGTCATGTCCTCTAAAGCCTTGCCGGAGGACCGCGTCGTAGACGCGCTTAGAACCCTGGGCGCTAGTGTTCTGATGGGAG GGGCCAGTACATTCATTGGTATGGTGATGCTTGCCTTCGCCTCTTCGCAGATCTTCCGCATCTTCTTTAAAATGTTCTTTGGAATCGTGTTCCTTGGTCTCCTCCACGGCTTGTGCTTTTTACCCGTATATCTCACGATCTTCTGCCGATCAGCGCCGACGAGCCACCGAGAACCACCCGAGCGTTTCAGTCAACGAGTGTCTGACACTCACGAGATGAACGGCATTATGAACAAACCAATCATGGACATGAATTCGGGGCTCCAACATCTTTCCGAAAACGTCCCGAGGAACTCCGAGGAAAGCTCGACACCTCCTGGGGATTCACCGATTCCGGCCGAGACCGCCGAAGAAGACCGTCTTTGTCCGTCAGAAGAAGATACCAGGGGGAAGG TAACTGTTTTTGGGTTGCCTATCCCCAACCTCTCTCGCGTCAAGCCCAAACACAGGGATCCCGAACAAAACTCCGCGGAGCTGCCGGGTCGTTCTCTTAGATAA
- the LOC5503460 gene encoding patched domain-containing protein 3 isoform X2, translating to MQPAQETTPKRCCSWSPHAVWLAFSTWYIRSLSNGFGWYSAHIARNPWITIVICIAFVGFCSVGFIWLKMENRAEKLFIPQDSRATKDMNRASKHFTMDSRLQTVIFVPRQQTDSILSKQCMMDILTVHMRVVLLPRYENLCLADPSTKDCLFMNPIEIFQFNSSNFKDSKRKLEQAYRDKTRLMSNGRPVWYNFGAMFGGLVMNRTTDVIDHVTAVQAMYFIRTPQGDAELQEVMDWEKSYVDAMEQLEKGLRCARIYYDAQRSLDDAIAESTGTDITFISVTYMLMISFACTMLGKFRNPLTGHSLLANAGIFTVFLGILAGFGFTMLVQTPFVSIAGALPFLIIGIGIDDMFIIVDELDRMEPRLSVIDTVKVVMANSGATVTMTTLTDLVAFAVSTTSELPAIRYFCAYAALSITFAYLMIVTFFVALMAFDVRRIKANRRDCFPVCFASPPKAGARAWDEPRAQIASKVLGFWARFLMRSGTKGIVVFISLVLFGCGIYGAVNISEDFEPKLLAKDGSTFLQFNEALERYFPRSVEVHIITDEKVDYSNRKVQSGILDLSAIVTENPFYQNTTISWIVSLNDFSKKTGASIEGPFFMKTLQTFLIIPAFQFLAEDLRFSPDGSTIVASRIRCYIKGNLNSIGQRDAMVTLREDVDEFSTVPAYPISKPFLYFEQYAITLRATVRNLVIAGIAILVITCPFLVDLSVTILVFFGFVALVFELFGLMYVWGVSLNGVSMINLIMAIGFAVDYSAHIAHAYVMSSKALPEDRVVDALRTLGASVLMGGASTFIGMVMLAFASSQIFRIFFKMFFGIVFLGLLHGLCFLPVYLTIFCRSAPTSHREPPERFSQRVSDTHEMNGIMNKPIMDMNSGLQHLSENVPRNSEESSTPPGDSPIPAETAEEDRLCPSEEDTRGKVTVFGLPIPNLSRVKPKHRDPEQNSAELPGRSLR from the exons ATGCAGCCGGCTCAGGAAACAACCCCCAAAAG GTGCTGTTCCTGGTCACCACATGCTGTCTGGCTGGCATTCAGTACCTGGTATATCAGGTCCTTGTCCAATGGATTTGGCTGGTACAGCGCACACATAGCACGGAACCCCTGGATCACGATTGTCATATGCATTGCATTTGTCGGATTCTGTTCTGTTGGATTCATCTGGCTAAAGATGGAAAATAG GGCAGAGAAGCTATTCATCCCTCAGGACAGCCGTGCGACCAAAGATATGAACCGCGCCTCCAAACACTTCACAATGGACAGCCGACTACAAACCGTCATCTTCGTTCCTAGGCAACAAACTGACAGCATCCTCTCAAAGCAATGCATGATGGATATCCTCACAGTGCACATGCGCGTTGTGCTCTTGCCTCGCTACGAGAACCTCTGCCTCGCCGACCCGAGCACAAAGGATTGCCTTTTCATGAACCCAATAGAAATCTTCCAATTTAATAGTTCAAATTTCAAGGACTCTAAGCGCAAACTTGAACAGGCGTACCGAGATAAGACACGTCTCATGAGTAATGGGCGCCCTGTGTGGTACAACTTTGGCGCGATGTTTGGAGGTCTTGTGATGAATCGGACAACTGATGTAATTGATCACGTGACAGCTGTACAGGCGATGTACTTTATAAGGACACCTCAGGGAGACGCTGAGCTTCAGGAGGTAATGGACTGGGAGAAAAGTTACGTAGATGCTATGGAACAGCTCGAGAAAGGTCTACGTTGTGCTAGGATCTACTACGACGCGCAGCGCAGTTTAGATGATGCTATTGCCGAGAGTACTGGGACGgacattacatttatttcagTGACGTATATGCTAATGATCTCTTTCGCATGCACTATGCTCGGCAAGTTCCGCAACCCACTCACCGGACACTCTCTCCTCGCGAACGCCGGGATCTTCACTGTGTTTCTCGGGATCCTCGCGGGATTCGGGTTCACAATGCTGGTGCAGACCCCGTTCGTCAGTATCGCGGGCGCGCTTCCCTTTCTTATCATTGGGATTGGCATAGACGACATGTTTATCATCGTTGACGAGCTAGACCGTATGGAGCCACGACTCTCTGTGATAGATACCGTCAAAGTTGTCATGGCAAACTCCGGTGCTACCGTAACCATGACGACATTGACAGACCTGGTGGCGTTTGCTGTGAGCACGACATCGGAGCTTCCTGCCATTCGTTACTTCTGCGCCTACGCTGCGCTGTCGATCACTTTCGCCTACCTCATGATCGTGACGTTCTTCGTGGCCCTCATGGCCTTCGATGTTCGAAGGATAAAAGCCAATCGTCGAGACTGCTTTCCAGTCTGCTTTGCCAGCCCGCCTAAAGCAGGCGCGCGAGCATGGGACGAGCCTCGGGCCCAGATCGCTAGCAAGGTCCTAGGGTTTTGGGCCCGTTTTCTGATGAGGTCTGGAACTAAGGGTATCGTGGTCTTTATATCACTAGTGCTTTTCGGGTGTGGCATATATGGGGCTGTAAACATCAGTGAAGACTTTGAGCCAAAATTGCTGGCCAAAGACGGGTCCACATTCCTTCAGTTTAATGAGGCTTTAGAGAGATATTTCCCACGCTCGGTTGAAGTCCACATTATTACTGATGAAAAAGTTGACTATTCCAATCGGAAAGTCCAAAGTGGAATTTTGGATCTCTCTGCAATCGTCACTGAAAATCCATTTTATCAAAACACCACAATATCCTGGATTGTTTCTTTAAATGATTTTTCCAAGAAAACTGGGGCAAGCATCGAAGGGCCATTCTTTATGAAAACTCTCCAGACGTTCCTCATAATTCCAGCTTTTCAATTTCTTGCCGAAGATTTACGATTCTCTCCCGACGGCTCTACGATTGTTGCGTCGAGAATTCGGTGTTACATCAAAGGGAACTTGAACTCTATTGGCCAGCGGGACGCGATGGTGACATTACGAGAGGATGTTGACGAGTTCTCCACCGTTCCCGCTTACCCCATTTCCAAGCCATTCCTGTACTTTGAGCAGTATGCCATCACCCTACGAGCAACGGTTCGTAATCTTGTGATCGCCGGCATTGCCATTCTTGTCATTACGTGTCCATTCTTGGTCGACCTTTCAGTCACAATTCTCGTCTTCTTCGGCTTCGTAGCCCTCGTCTTCGAGCTGTTTGGTCTGATGTACGTGTGGGGGGTCTCTTTAAATGGAGTCTCAATGATTAATCTTATTATGGCTATTGGGTTCGCTGTGGATTATAGCGCGCACATTGCGCATGCCTACGTCATGTCCTCTAAAGCCTTGCCGGAGGACCGCGTCGTAGACGCGCTTAGAACCCTGGGCGCTAGTGTTCTGATGGGAG GGGCCAGTACATTCATTGGTATGGTGATGCTTGCCTTCGCCTCTTCGCAGATCTTCCGCATCTTCTTTAAAATGTTCTTTGGAATCGTGTTCCTTGGTCTCCTCCACGGCTTGTGCTTTTTACCCGTATATCTCACGATCTTCTGCCGATCAGCGCCGACGAGCCACCGAGAACCACCCGAGCGTTTCAGTCAACGAGTGTCTGACACTCACGAGATGAACGGCATTATGAACAAACCAATCATGGACATGAATTCGGGGCTCCAACATCTTTCCGAAAACGTCCCGAGGAACTCCGAGGAAAGCTCGACACCTCCTGGGGATTCACCGATTCCGGCCGAGACCGCCGAAGAAGACCGTCTTTGTCCGTCAGAAGAAGATACCAGGGGGAAGG TAACTGTTTTTGGGTTGCCTATCCCCAACCTCTCTCGCGTCAAGCCCAAACACAGGGATCCCGAACAAAACTCCGCGGAGCTGCCGGGTCGTTCTCTTAGATAA